One window from the genome of Cucumis melo cultivar AY chromosome 12, USDA_Cmelo_AY_1.0, whole genome shotgun sequence encodes:
- the LOC127144488 gene encoding uncharacterized protein LOC127144488, whose protein sequence is MIISMDEEVGSKKSKTQGNSSNNNATRWTIFKRSLRKESRKMKLLGSGFKWKRLTNFQISFLDNFLFKIVSMLEGVVLGTTLCFFFLCFGCHF, encoded by the coding sequence atgATTATATCAATGGACGAAGAAGTGGGATCTAAGAAAAGCAAGACCCAGGGgaatagtagtaataataacGCTACGAGATGGACGATTTTCAAGCGATCGTTGAGGAAAGAATCGAGAAAAATGAAGCTATTGGGGTCCGGATTCAAGTGGAAAAGACTGACCAATTTTCAGATTTCTTTTTTggataattttcttttcaagattGTTTCTATGTTGGAGGGCGTTGTTCTTGGTACTACACTCTGTTTCTTCTTCCTCTGTTTTGGTTGTCACTTTTGA